DNA from Oscillospiraceae bacterium:
GACACCGAACACAGCTTTATGTCACTCGAAACGCTTATGGGGCACATTTACGCGCTTCGCTCGACCGGAACTCCTGTCATCGTGCGCCTGCCTCAGGATGACCTTACCGCCACCAAAAGAGTTCTTGAAATGGGCGTGGACGGAATTATATTCCCAATGGTTAAAACGGCAGAGGAAGTGAACAGGCTTATTGCTTCCACTCTCTATCCGCCTCACGGCGACCGCGGCTTCGGTCCGATGAACGCAATAGATTTCGGATTGAAAAACACTGCCGAGTACATAAAAAATTCAAAGGACAAGCTATGCCGCTTCATACAGATTGAACACAGGGACGCCATTGAAAACCTGACGGAAATAATGAAAAATCCGTACATCGACGGTTATATTTTCGGTGCAAACGACTTGTCCGGTTCATACGGTATGCTGGGCGAAGTGTTTTCCGACAAGATAACAAAAATCATTAGTGATACCAT
Protein-coding regions in this window:
- a CDS encoding aldolase; protein product: MLKTKILNKEKTIGMYVQLCDISIAKIAGMAGYDFVWVDTEHSFMSLETLMGHIYALRSTGTPVIVRLPQDDLTATKRVLEMGVDGIIFPMVKTAEEVNRLIASTLYPPHGDRGFGPMNAIDFGLKNTAEYIKNSKDKLCRFIQIEHRDAIENLTEIMKNPYIDGYIFGANDLSGSYGMLGEVFSDKITKIISDTIELLHKNGKYVAIASGGYSEEVISHWSALGADMLSAGADFDFIRDSALKNRINLEKLHKNR